One Brachybacterium kimchii genomic window carries:
- a CDS encoding amidohydrolase family protein — MRDPAGPAVTDAHLHLWDLQRSPYAWLAGAPEALRRTGEWSMVHDGLAALGVTRVILVQADDTPEDTAHLQRTARAIEAEGTDITARSPAITADVVGWLPLEDPAAVADALVDPAVTDHLVGVRHLVHDEPDPGFLERPAVGRSLELLADADLPLDVPDAFPRHMEQAARLAEAHPELTLVLDHLGKPPLGDDEQMGDWRAALERIAAAPRTAAKLSGLATSGNGAFAPAVAAALELFGPARLMVGSDWPIAPSSFTLDGFSPLLAHVREQLARDDWALREVLQGTAERVYTRARVTGEAGATG, encoded by the coding sequence ATGCGTGATCCCGCCGGCCCCGCGGTCACCGATGCCCACCTGCACCTCTGGGACCTGCAGCGGAGCCCCTACGCGTGGCTCGCTGGGGCGCCCGAGGCGCTGCGGCGCACGGGCGAGTGGTCGATGGTGCACGACGGGCTGGCCGCGCTCGGCGTCACCCGCGTGATCCTGGTCCAGGCCGACGACACCCCCGAGGACACCGCCCACCTGCAGCGCACCGCCCGCGCGATCGAGGCGGAGGGCACGGACATCACGGCCCGGAGTCCGGCCATCACGGCCGATGTCGTCGGCTGGCTCCCGCTCGAGGACCCCGCCGCGGTCGCGGACGCGCTCGTCGACCCCGCCGTCACCGACCACCTGGTCGGCGTCCGGCACCTCGTCCACGACGAGCCGGATCCGGGTTTCCTCGAGCGCCCCGCCGTCGGCCGCTCGCTCGAGCTCCTGGCCGACGCCGACCTCCCGCTCGACGTGCCCGATGCCTTCCCCCGCCACATGGAGCAGGCGGCCCGCCTCGCCGAGGCGCACCCCGAGCTCACCCTGGTGCTCGACCACCTCGGCAAACCGCCGCTCGGCGACGACGAGCAGATGGGGGACTGGAGGGCGGCGCTCGAGCGGATCGCCGCCGCGCCGCGCACCGCCGCGAAGCTGTCCGGCCTCGCGACCAGCGGGAATGGTGCGTTCGCGCCGGCCGTCGCCGCGGCGCTCGAGCTGTTCGGGCCCGCGCGGCTGATGGTCGGCTCCGACTGGCCGATCGCCCCGTCGTCCTTCACCCTCGACGGCTTCTCCCCGCTGCTCGCGCACGTGCGCGAGCAACTCGCAAGAGACGACTGGGCGCTTCGTGAGGTGCTGCAGGGGACCGCGGAGCGGGTCTACACGCGGGCCAGGGTGACCGGAGAGGCCGGGGCGACCGGGTAG
- a CDS encoding FadR/GntR family transcriptional regulator: MASAVSDKAISAIKQMVVDGQLRPGDRLPTEKELAETIGVSRNSLREAVKALSVIRVLDVRQGDGTYVTALEPEQLLESLSFVLDLHQDSSHLEILELRRLMEPIAVEQAAPHLTDEDFARLDEMLAQLNADSGIEALVASDIAFHRLINHRCPNAYLSTLLDSLASSTSRARVWRGLTDSEAVERTLAEHSRILEALRAGRADLARAYATSHVAGVESWLIRQGMPEDAAAEGTDPATGA; this comes from the coding sequence ATGGCCTCGGCAGTCAGCGACAAGGCGATCTCCGCCATCAAGCAGATGGTGGTCGACGGGCAGCTCAGGCCCGGCGACCGCCTGCCCACCGAGAAGGAGCTCGCCGAGACGATCGGCGTCTCCCGCAACTCCCTGCGCGAGGCCGTGAAGGCGCTCTCGGTGATCCGCGTGCTGGACGTCCGCCAGGGCGACGGCACGTACGTCACCGCGCTCGAGCCCGAGCAGCTGCTGGAGTCCCTCTCCTTCGTGCTGGACCTGCACCAGGACTCCTCGCACCTCGAGATCCTCGAGCTGCGGCGTCTGATGGAGCCCATCGCGGTCGAGCAGGCCGCCCCGCACCTGACCGATGAGGACTTCGCCCGGCTCGACGAGATGCTCGCCCAGCTGAACGCGGACTCGGGCATCGAGGCGCTGGTGGCCTCCGACATCGCCTTCCACCGGCTCATCAACCACCGCTGCCCGAACGCGTACCTGAGCACGCTGCTCGATTCGCTCGCGAGCTCGACCTCGCGGGCGCGCGTGTGGCGCGGGCTCACGGACTCCGAGGCCGTCGAGCGGACGCTCGCCGAGCACTCGCGGATCCTCGAGGCGCTGCGCGCAGGTCGGGCCGACCTCGCCCGCGCCTATGCGACCTCCCACGTCGCGGGCGTCGAGTCCTGGCTGATCCGGCAGGGGATGCCCGAGGACGCGGCGGCCGAGGGGACGGACCCGGCGACGGGGGCGTGA
- a CDS encoding SDR family NAD(P)-dependent oxidoreductase: MSPTNPYEGLRILVTGGCSGIGRATSARFLELGAHVAVLDLSPTGAPEGATVHVVDLGDRAATGTAVDAAAESLGGLDVVVNNAGVSAVGDVTANDDEEWARVLSVNVTAMARVTAAALPHLRRSAHAAVVNMSSIAATAGLQERVLYSATKGAVQAMTFAMATDHVREGVRVNCVNPGTVATEFVDRMVQNFPDPVAERAALDARQPTGRMVTPQEVAESVVFLASPLNSSTTGTSLAVDGGMSGLRTRPVD, from the coding sequence ATGAGTCCCACGAACCCCTATGAGGGCCTGAGGATCCTGGTCACCGGTGGCTGCTCCGGCATCGGCCGGGCGACGTCGGCGCGCTTCCTGGAGCTCGGCGCGCACGTCGCCGTCCTCGACCTCTCGCCGACGGGCGCGCCCGAGGGCGCGACCGTCCACGTGGTCGACCTCGGCGACAGGGCGGCGACGGGCACCGCGGTCGACGCCGCCGCCGAGTCCCTGGGCGGGCTCGACGTGGTCGTGAACAACGCGGGGGTGAGCGCCGTGGGCGACGTGACCGCGAACGACGACGAGGAGTGGGCGCGCGTGCTCAGCGTGAACGTCACCGCAATGGCGCGGGTGACCGCCGCCGCGCTCCCCCACCTGCGCCGCTCCGCGCATGCGGCCGTCGTCAACATGTCCTCGATCGCGGCGACCGCGGGGCTTCAGGAGCGGGTGCTCTACTCGGCGACCAAGGGCGCCGTGCAGGCGATGACCTTCGCGATGGCCACCGACCACGTGCGCGAGGGCGTCCGCGTGAACTGCGTGAACCCGGGGACGGTCGCGACCGAGTTCGTGGATCGCATGGTCCAGAACTTCCCCGATCCCGTGGCCGAGCGGGCGGCGCTCGACGCCCGCCAGCCGACGGGCCGCATGGTCACCCCGCAGGAGGTCGCCGAGTCCGTGGTCTTCCTCGCGAGCCCGCTGAACTCCTCGACCACGGGCACCTCGCTCGCGGTCGACGGCGGCATGAGCGGCCTGCGCACGCGGCCGGTGGACTGA
- a CDS encoding fumarylacetoacetate hydrolase family protein has protein sequence MKFFAHGSAGAESLAVEAGGTTYDLSPLTGDAHAVTRDFLENGGIARAARAIADGSLPALDTPVDAPTPQNRVEEARCGAPLAPGKILCIGLNYRDHAAETNAEIPPEPIVFMKAPDTVVGPYDDVLIPRDSVKTDWEVELGVVIGSTLRCASSPEEALAAIAGYTISNDVSEREFQIERGGTWDKGKNCETFNPMGPYLVTADEIADVQDLSLTLSVNGQVRQDGTTADQIFGVGEVLAYLSRFMTLYPGDLVNTGTPAGVAMGLPGQPYLRDGDVVELAIEGLGSQRQTFRDAPAPTAPAPASGAASATTEKETGR, from the coding sequence GTGAAGTTCTTCGCCCATGGCTCCGCAGGCGCCGAGAGTCTCGCCGTCGAAGCTGGCGGCACGACCTATGACCTCTCTCCTCTGACCGGCGACGCGCATGCCGTGACGCGAGACTTCCTCGAGAACGGTGGCATCGCCCGCGCCGCCCGCGCGATCGCCGACGGCTCGCTGCCCGCACTCGATACCCCCGTCGACGCCCCGACGCCCCAGAACCGGGTGGAGGAAGCACGCTGCGGCGCCCCGCTCGCGCCGGGGAAGATCCTCTGCATCGGGCTGAACTACCGCGATCACGCCGCCGAGACGAATGCGGAGATCCCCCCGGAGCCGATCGTCTTCATGAAGGCCCCGGACACCGTCGTCGGCCCCTATGACGACGTGCTGATCCCGCGCGACTCCGTGAAGACCGATTGGGAGGTCGAGCTGGGCGTCGTCATCGGCAGCACGCTGCGCTGCGCGTCCTCGCCCGAGGAGGCGCTCGCCGCCATCGCCGGGTACACGATCAGCAACGACGTCTCCGAGCGCGAGTTCCAGATCGAGCGCGGCGGCACCTGGGACAAGGGCAAGAACTGCGAGACCTTCAACCCGATGGGCCCCTACCTCGTCACGGCCGACGAGATCGCCGACGTCCAGGACCTCTCCCTCACCCTCTCGGTGAACGGCCAGGTCCGCCAGGACGGCACCACGGCCGACCAGATCTTCGGCGTCGGCGAGGTCCTCGCCTACCTCTCGCGCTTCATGACCCTCTACCCCGGCGACCTCGTGAACACCGGCACGCCGGCGGGCGTCGCCATGGGCCTGCCCGGCCAGCCGTACCTGCGCGACGGCGACGTCGTCGAGCTCGCCATCGAGGGCCTGGGCAGCCAGCGCCAGACCTTCCGCGACGCCCCCGCCCCCACCGCGCCTGCCCCGGCGTCCGGCGCGGCGTCCGCCACCACCGAGAAGGAGACCGGCCGATGA
- a CDS encoding IclR family transcriptional regulator, producing MEQNLQRADPYRIEAVDRALRLLTLLTERSQLSVTEAAHFLEVAPSTAHRLLTTLAGRGFAAQGEKRLYRTGPALLAAGAATRSVPAITARLHPLLQDVHDEVGETVHLQILVGADAQFVDGIEGRQALRVGLRTGTRIPAYCTSGGKAMLAALPDPTIEALHSGGLRPWPSRRISTLRELSAEIAAVRDRGYGLNTEESEAGVTALGVAVRLGGEDPVASISVATPTTRMDESARRHAVERLRRARDDAERALRGE from the coding sequence GTGGAGCAGAATCTTCAGAGAGCGGACCCGTATCGGATCGAGGCCGTGGACCGCGCACTGCGGCTGCTGACGCTGCTGACGGAGAGGTCGCAGCTGTCGGTCACCGAGGCCGCGCACTTCCTCGAGGTCGCGCCGTCGACGGCTCACCGGCTGCTGACGACCCTGGCCGGCCGCGGCTTCGCCGCCCAGGGCGAGAAGCGGCTCTACCGGACCGGCCCGGCGCTGCTCGCCGCCGGCGCCGCCACCCGTTCGGTCCCCGCGATCACCGCTCGCCTGCACCCCCTCCTCCAGGACGTGCACGACGAGGTCGGCGAGACCGTCCACCTGCAGATCCTGGTCGGTGCCGACGCCCAGTTCGTCGACGGGATCGAGGGCCGGCAGGCGCTGCGGGTGGGACTGCGCACGGGCACCCGGATCCCCGCCTACTGCACCTCGGGCGGGAAGGCGATGCTCGCCGCGCTCCCCGACCCCACGATCGAGGCCCTGCACTCGGGCGGACTGCGCCCCTGGCCCTCGCGACGGATCTCGACGCTGCGCGAGCTCTCCGCCGAGATCGCGGCGGTGCGCGACCGGGGATACGGACTGAACACCGAGGAGTCGGAGGCCGGCGTCACCGCACTCGGCGTCGCGGTCCGCCTCGGCGGGGAGGACCCCGTCGCCTCTATCAGCGTCGCCACACCCACCACCCGCATGGACGAGAGCGCCCGACGGCACGCCGTCGAGCGCCTGCGCCGCGCACGGGACGACGCCGAGAGGGCGCTCCGCGGGGAGTGA